CTGCATGGAGGAAGTGATGCTCGTGTTCTATAGTTAAGTAACTTGCTGAATTTCAAGTCATTGCATGAGGAATATCGATCATGACGTTATCTACTCAATACTTTGAACAGGCGCAAGCCCTTTTCCCGGGCGGTGTGAACTCCCCGGTGAGGGCCTTTAAGTCCGTGGGTGGAACGCCGGTTTTTTTTAAGGAAGGGCGGGGAGCCTATCTAATCGATGTCGATGGTCATGACTACATTGATTATGTCGGATCGTGGGGACCCATGATTTTAGGGCATTGCAATAAGGCGGTGATTGAAGCAGCCCGTGAGGCGCTGGGTCATTTTTTAAGCTTTGGCGCACCGAGTGTGCAGGAAATACAATTAGGCGAACGAATCACTGAACTGATGCCGGCGCTTGAGAAAATCCGCATGATGAATTCAGGCACGGAGGCGGCAATGACGGCCATTCGGCTGGCGCGGGGCTACACCGGACGCAATAAAATCATTAAATTCAAAGGGTGTTATCACGGACACAGCGATTGCCTGCTGGCAAAAGCCGGATCGGGGGTATTGACCTTAGGCATCCCTTCAACCCCGGGCGTTCCGGCCAGCGTAACCGAGCATACGCTCATTGCCAACTACAATCGCCTGGATGAAGTAGCCATGCTGTTTGACACCTACAGTGAGGATATCGCGGCCATCATTGTCGAGCCCATTTGCGGCAACATGGGATTTGTATTGCCCGAGGATGGGTTTTTGCCAGGGCTTAGGGCCTTATGCGACCAGCACAACGCCGTATTGATATTGGATGAAGTGATGACCGGGTTTCGAGTGGCCCTAGGCGGTGCGCAATCCCTGTTTAACATTAGGCCCGACCTGACCATCCTCGGCAAAGTCATCGGTGGCGGGATGCCGGTGGGGGCCTTGGGTGGCCGTGCGGACATCATGGATTGCCTGGCCCCGGTAGGCGGTGTTTACCAGGCTGGAACCTTGTCGGGTAATCCCTTTGTCATGACCGTGGGGTTAGCTACGATCAATCAATTGACTGAACCCGGCTTTTTTGATCGCCTTACGCAAACCACCGAGTCATTGATCCAGGGTTTTAACAACCTGGGCGAGCGGTTAGGGGTTCCTCTGCATGGTGCTTCAAGAGGAGGGATGTTTGGTTACTTTTTTAACCCCGATAAACGGATTGCCAATTTTGATGACGTGGCGAAGGGTGATGAAACCTTATTTAACCTTTTTTTCCATGGCATGCTTAACAAAGGAATCTACCTGGCTCCCTCCATGTTTGAGGCCGGATTTGTTTCCATCTGCCATGGCCGTCAGGAAATAGAGAAAACCCTGGCGGCGGCTGAAGAGACGTTAAAAGAAGCGGTAAAAATAAAGCCTGTGAGTTAAGCGCCGCCGGTATCGCGGATGGCCCCGTCCATCAGCTTAATGTCTTTATCGGCAGTCCTGGCGTAATCCAGGTTGTGAGTAACCACCAGCACGGCTTTTTGTTCCTCATGCGCGAGCATCGTCAACAGATTGATGACAATTTCGGCATTGGTAGAGTCCAGGTTTCCAGTGGGCTCATCGGCGATAATAATGGCGGGATTATTTGCCAATGCTCTGGCGATGGCCACACGTTGCCGTTCCCCTCCTGAAAGTTCATTGGGCCTGCGGTTAATTTTTTTCTCAAGCCCAAAATGAGCCAACAGACTTTGGGCCCGGTCATAAGCGGTGCTATCCGCGTAGCGATTGAGCCTGCGCATCGGCAACAAGACATTTTCGATGGCTGTAAATTCCTGGATTAGAAAATGAAATTGAAACACAAAGCCTATTTTTTCAAGCCGCAACTGCGCCAATTGCTCCGCATTCATTTGATTGGTAACCTGCTTGTCAATGATCAACGTGCCGGAGGTGGGTTTGTCCAGCAGCCCCAGTAGAAAAAGAAGGGAGGATTTACCCGATCCGGATGGCCCGGTGATGGTGACAAATTCGCCCGGATAGATGGCCAAATCCACCCCTTTTACTAACTGAACGGGTTGTGGCCTTAAGTCCAGGACTTTATTTAACGCGATCGCCTGCAGTACGGGGTGTTGCTGGCTCATCAGGTGTCCCCCCGAATAGTATCAACTGGCAATAAGGCTGAGGCCTTTCGAGCAGGCAGGATGGCGGCCAAGATGGAAATGCTGAAAGCAAACAAGGCGGAAATAAGGTAATTGGAGTAGCTTTTATTCAGAACAAATCCCTGGGTTCGGGTAAATCCTGAGTTCTCAAAGCGAATGGCGGATAAGCCTTCCACCAGGGTAAAACCGATTAACCAACCCAGCAAACAGCCGGTTACGCCGATGGTGATGCCCTGAAGTAAAAAAATGGTTCGGATGTCGGTTACCTGAAAACCCATGGATTTTAGTATGGCAATGTCTTTCTTTTTTTCATTGACGATGGTGGAAATAATGTTGTACATACTGAACAGGGCAATGGCCAACAAGGCCGCGGTACAGGTGTACAGCACGCCATTCTGAATGGTAAAGACCCTGAAAATGTTTTGATTAAGCTCTTGCCAGCTTTGGGTTTTGTACAAATACGTGTTTTCAATCTCCTTGGCAATGTTGTTGGCTTTTTGGACATCGCCAGTCACCCGCATTTTAATCTGGTTTAACGTGTTTTTTTTCTTAACCAAAACCTGCACTTTATTCAGCAGCATGTAACACTGCTGGTCGTCCTGAGAAGCAATGCCGCTGCGGAATAAACCGATGACTTTGGTGTTCAGTTTATTCCCCTGATTGGATGTCGCAAACAGGCTGTCCCCTTCTTTAACGCCAAGCTTTCTGGCCAGCCCCTCGCCGAGAATAATGCCATTGGGCGTGGTATAGAAGTCCGATAATTTGGCGCCGTTGAGCAGCTGTTCATTGAGGTGGGTAATCTTTTCTTCTTTTTTAGGAATGATGCCATACAACAACGCAGTCACCGTGCGGCTGCCCACCTGTAAAAAAATTTCCTCACTCAATACCGGGGATATTTCAATGTCTGCTCGCTGCGTCAAACCGCTGATGATTTTTTGAGAGCCACGTATGCCGCGGTTATCGTTTTTGGGTTTTAAACCCAACATCTGGACATTATCCGGATTGGTAAAGTAGAGTTCGGAAGGCTGTTTGGACACGGTACGGAATTCATCTTTCAGGACGATATGCGGCGAGTTATTAATCACCTGCTCGGTAAAATACTGTTGCAGTCCCTGGAGGAGGGCTGCGAGTGCAATGTAAAATCCCACGCCAATCGCCACCCCAAGCACCGCCACGCTGGTTGCCCGGCGATGATAATTTAAATACTTGTTTGCAATCGACAACAGGAAGAACATAATCAGTGCCTCAACGATTGGGCAGGGTTTAATAGCAGGCGGTCTGTTGCTTTGATATTGTCGGTGATGAGCTGGACTTTTTGCAGGGTGGTAATGCCGGTCCTTACGGCAATGGGTTCATAACCCTGTGCGGTTTTGCGGTAGACTTTCCCTTCATGGACGGCGCTTAAGGGAACCATCAGCGCGTCATTCACCACTTCGGTCACGATGTTGATCTCCACCGTCATGCCTATCAATAACGGGGTATTGTTGGGCAGACTGATCCGCACTCGGAATTGGCGGGTTTCAGGATCTCCCTTGGGCGTCATTTTCTTTATTTTTCCAGTCATGACCTGATTGGGGTAGGCATCCGATTTAATGAGCACCAATTGGCCAACGTGCACCAGGGGAATGTCTTCTTCATCCACGAGTGCGGTGATTTGCAGCGGTTTGGGCTTGCCTACCCAAAAAATGGTCGTGCCGCTTTTTGCCAACTCCCCGAGCTCAATGTCTTTTCGTAACAGGATGCCGTCAATGGGTGACACCAGTGTTATTCGGTCAAGCAGTTTCTTCTGGCCTTCGTAATTGGCCAGAGCTTGTTCATAATTGCTGAGTGCTTCCTCTGCGGCAGTGACGCTGACTAAATTTTTTTTGAGTAGCGTCTGATAGCGTTCATTTTCCTTTTTTAAATAATCCAGTCGTGAGAGAAAGCTCGTCAGTGCGGCCTTTTCAACCCGGTTATTCTGGTAGGCCAACACTTGGCCTGCCTTAATTTCCTGCCCCTCGACCACATTGATTTGTTCAACAGTGGCCGTTTTACTGGCCGCAATCTTCGCCCACTTGACCGGTTCCACTTCGCCCGTGGCATAGACGATTTTTTCCGCTTTTTCTACCTGGGGATGAATGGTTTCTACTTCGTGGGTACGTAAAAAGAAGTAAAGGGAGAAACCAACCAGTAGAAATAAAGCCATGAAGACTATTTTTTTCATGTCGCTTTCTCTTGTAATGGCAGGGTTGCCTTTAAAAAGGCCTGACCTCCACCATAATGACGATTAAAATTAACAGGATTGTTGGAAATTCATTAAACGCCCGAAAAAACAGGGTGGATCGGGTATTTTTATCTTCAGCAAACAACCGCCGATAATGCCCGGAAAGCAGATGGTAAGCCCACAAGACCACCACGGCCGTGAGCTTGACATGCATCCAGGTCTGGGAAAGGTAATAAGGCCAATTCGAGTACAACAGGATTAAACCCAAGACCGTGGCGGTAATGCCGGCAGGATAAATAATGCCGAAATATAAGCGCCGCTCCATGATTTTAAATCGCTCTATGCTGATTTGATCACTGCTTTGCGTATGGTAAACGAATAATCGGGGTAAGTAGAGCAAGCCGCCAAACCAGGCGACAATGGCAACGATATGAAACGATTTAACCCATAAAAACCACATACCTGTTCCTTGTTGTTATATCGATGGCTTATATTGTTATTCCGATGGAACTACAGGCCGCAGCCAGAGCGCCCTCTTATCAATGATATAACACCTTCACAGGATGAATTCAAATCAAGTCATGTTCAGCTTGCTGGCTGACAGTTGAATCAGCATGCGCCTTAACGATTCGTATTTCATCTGTTCAGGTTGAAATTCCTCGTCTGGGGAATACCTTAGGATAATGGATTTATTAACCATGATTTCAGCAATGTATCCCATAGACCAGAAAGGGAAATCCCTTTCGATGATGTCTTGACAGCCAATCAGTAAGACATCGTGATGCCTTTTATCCTGGGTGATAAGATGATACAAATTCGATATGGCGGCGCAATCACCCTCCAGAAGCTGCACAAATTTAAATTTATTAAACAGTAACACACCGGTGATGCTGTATTTTTTATTATTCTCTGATGATTGCTCCCAGATGTCTTCAATGTCCTGTGTTCTTACCTGAGGCAAGGCTTTGCTGGTGTAAATCAACTGTTTTAAATGCATGTCATTCCCTTTGCTGGTCACTTGTCTTTAGCGATCATTGACTTTGTGGGTCAACAAGTAGCTGTTGTTGTGTTTTTCAATCAATGCCCGTAAGTCATTAATGGTTTTCATGTCATTGTCTTTACAACAACGCCGTAACAGTATAGTACACAAATGCAGCATGGTACCGGATAATTCTTTGGTTAATTTCTTGACATGTTTTTCAGGGTTGACCTTGAAATCGGCATCGTTAATGGTTTGAGCCACCACATTGTCTAAGTATTGTTTGAGAATTTCCCGTTGCGGCTCGATGATTTTACTCATGTAAGATTTGTCCAGTATCTGTTGCAATGAAAGGACTTCTTTATTAATTAGCCCGTCGAGGTATTGGTCAAGATCACCATATTTACCTTTATTCTCTTTTTCAGAGAGAGAGGCTAAGTCATCGACATCAAAGTATCTGACATTGCCGTAACGTCGGATTGACGTGTCGAAACTGCGGGGCAAAGACGCATCCGCGATGTAAATTTGCCGGTTCGGGTTAAAATGACAATAGTCATTGTCTTTAACAATGGGTTCAGTGGTATTGGTTGCGGAAAAAATAACATCGGTATTGAAAAGGTACGGTGCAATGTCGTTGATGTGAATTACCGTGGCTACTCGTCGTAACTCGTCACACACTCTTTCCGGATTATGGGATGCGACCACAATTTGGTTCGGCTCATAGGGAATGAGGTTTGTCAGGACTTCCTTGACCAGTTTACCAGTCCCTATAAAAAGGTAATTTTTGTTATACCGGTCACTGTATTGCGCTTCAAGCTCATGAAAAAAACATTGCGTAATGGATGACATGGGTAACGCGATGTGATTTTGAATGGCTTTTGACACTTGAAAGCTGTAGGCGTAGATGGTCTCCAGGGTATGGCCGATGCGGTTATTCTTTTTCGCCTCAAGAAAGGCTTGTTTGACTTGGCCATTGATGTTTTTTTCACCGTAGATTTTGGCTTCCAGTCCAGCAACAACCCGCATGATGTGCTTTAAGGCATCAATGCCGGACAGGTCGACGAAATAGTGCAATAACTCATCAAGGCTGGTCTTCGTTCGTAACGAAAGCCATGAAAACACAATGCCAGGGTCGGAGACGATACAGACAATCTCAAACCGGTTACAGGTATTGAGAATACAGGCCTCGTTGACGGTTTCAAGCTCGCATAATTCATTCAACGCGAGTGAACACTGTTCTGGGGACATGCTAAATCGACTACGCACTTGAATATCATAATTTTTATGAGATAAGCTGATACAATGCAATCTCTTCATACAGACCGCCACCTTAAAAGTTAAAAAATACTTGGCAATTAGGTTAAGATTTAAGGGACATACACAGGGTATGGCTAATTATTGTACATATAGCAATAAAATTGATCAGTTATTGTCTATAATTATTCCACATGTTTTCTCGTGGAGCGTTTATGTCTTTTTTTCCTGGTACCCACCTGAGAAGACTACGCTATCACCCTGGTATAAGAGACCTGGTACGGGAAAATCACATCCATGTAGACCACCTGATTTACCCTCTTTTTGTGACGCACGGAAAAAAAAGAAATATCAGCCATGCCGGATTGTTTTCAATTTTCGCAAGACTTGCTGTTGCTGGAACTGGAAAAGGTCATTGCCTTAGGTGTCAATGCGGTTCTGTTATTTGGCCTGCCTAAACATAAAGACGACCTGGGCTCCGGTGCCTGGAATAAAGAAGAAGTTATCCCTCAGGCGGTTGCCGCCATTAAAAGGGAGTTTCCCGAATTAGTGGTGATGACCGATCTGTGTTTTTGCGAATACACCAGTCACGGTCATTGCGGTGTGGTGGACAATCTATTGGGTCATCCGGATGTCAACAACGATGCCACCTTGCCCTGCTGGCAAAACAAGCCGTTGTTCATGCTGAAGCGGGAGTCGATGCCCTGGCGCCGAGCGGCATGATGGATGGCATGATTGCGGCCTGGCTTAAACCTAACTAGGCATTGTCATTACTGAGGAGCGGTATGGATACGAATTATCGATTTATTCGGGCATTAAAAAGGGAACCGGTGGATAAAACCCCCATCTGGATTATGAGGCAGGCAGGGCGGTATTTACCGGAATACTTAAAGACCCGCGACAGGGCCGGTGATTTTATGACGCTTTGCAAAACGCCCGAGTTGGCCTGCGAAGTGACCCTGCAGCCCATTACCCGGTATGCGTTGGATGCGGCCATTTTATTTTCTGATATTTTAACCATTCCCGATGCCATGGGCATGGGCGTGAGTATCATTGAACAGCGGGGACCGGTGTTTGCGAAAACCATTCAAACCCTGGCTGACGTTGAGGAGCTACCATCCATCGATCCGGGCAGTGAGTTAAAGTATGTCATGGACGCAGTCCAGTTAATTAAATCCTCTCTGGCGGGCCGTCTGCCACTCATTGGTTTTTCTGGCAGCCCGTTTACCCTGGCGACGTACATGGTGGAAGGACAGGCGACTCATGCCTTTCATGCCATTAAAAAAATGCTTTACAGCGCGCCGGAAGTCCTGCACCGGCTGCTTGCCAAATTAACATCATCGATTCAGTCTTATCTGCATGCACAAATCAGCCACGGTGTCGATGCTGTCATGGTTTTTGATACCTGGGGCGGAGTGCTTTCAACGCGGGATTACCATCAGTTTTCATTGATTTATATGCAAAGCATTGTCCATTATCTTAAACACCATGCTCCGGATATTCCCATCATTCTTTTTACCAAAGGCGGAGGGGCATGGTTGGAGACTATCGCGGAAACGGGTTGCCAGTGCGTAGGGCTGGATTGGACTACGGACATGAGTGACGCAAAACGCCGGGTAGGAAAGCAGGTTGCCTTGCAGGGCAATCTCGATCCGGTGACCTTATTGGCGCCTCCCTCGGTAATCATCGAAAAAACCAAACAACTACTGGACGATTACGGCGAGGGATCCGGCCATGTTTTTAATCTTGGTCATGGCATCCTTCCTCACATTCCGCCTGAACACGTCACGGCACTGGTTGAAACCGTCAATGAATACAGCCGAAAGTTTCATAACAAGGTGAACAAGACCTGATTTAAGCCGCGTGCCTTCCTGTATCTGAAGGCACGCTGAAAAAATTTAAGCCGTGATACCCATGGGCAGGATAATGTTAATGGAGTTGCTGGATTGCCATTGCACCGCACCTCCTTTGCCATTGGTCAGGTAATAGGAGACGGTAAAGCGGGGTTCAGTCGGCAGATTGCTGACGTAACCGCAGGTGACACGGCCTGTGGTACTGTTGTAATTAACCATCTCATTGAAATAATTAGTCAGCTGTGTTGGTAAGTCCGTTGGCACTGAATCGGATTTAAAATAAATCAGATTATTCTGTGACAATAAATTTTCATAACCGTAACCGGCAATGTAATCACCGAAATTGGTTAACGCGTTGCTTCCCATCGCCATAGGGCAGAAAATATCCACGGTCACGCCAATGGGGCTGGCATGGACAAGGGAAGTTAACGCCAAACCAGAAATTAACGACACCAACGCTTTCTTTTTCATTATTGGTCCTTCTGTTGTTAATACCGCTTCCGTAAAGTGAAAATAAATAATGGGGGAGGGCGAAAGCGTTGTCAATCCGCCTAAAAAAATATTTATTTTCAGGGAGATGGGTATCGACGATGGGGGACTAGACTGTTCTTTACTGTAAGGTGTGTGTGCCTGAAGGGCCCACGTAGTGATCATCGGTGAAGTGCTCGACAATGTAATTGACCATCGCAATAAAGGGCAAATCGTTGAGGTAAAGGGGGTTGCTTTTCAAGGAAAAAACGATGTCACGAATAATCTGGCTTTCCTCCTCGTCCTCAGGATAGCCTCTGGCTATGGAAAATGTTATCTCCTTCAGGTGTCCAAGCGAATCCTCATTGGCTTTAAAAAACGTGGAAAGGTGATTTTCCGGCGGAAGATAGTCTTTCAACAGGGAAAAAACAGCCGCCAACGGTTTAAGGCAGTCCGAGGCAATGAAGTGGGCTTTAAGGTAGAAGGCTATCGCAGGTTGTTTGGTGGCTTTGGCAATAGCCATGGTTTCCAGAAGAACGTCTTTCGCAATGGCGTTATCTGGAGTCAGTTTGCAAAGTTGAACGACAATCGCACTTTGTCCGGCACGCACGGCCATTTTTAAAAACTGACCTGCAGCCTGTCTGCCAGGTTCCTGCAGGGCGATTATTTTCTGAAAATCATCCCATTGTGCGTTTTTTGCCGCATGATGAAGCATGAAATCGACACCGGCTTGCCGCGGTCTTAATCCGG
This Legionella sp. MW5194 DNA region includes the following protein-coding sequences:
- the hemL gene encoding glutamate-1-semialdehyde 2,1-aminomutase, which produces MTLSTQYFEQAQALFPGGVNSPVRAFKSVGGTPVFFKEGRGAYLIDVDGHDYIDYVGSWGPMILGHCNKAVIEAAREALGHFLSFGAPSVQEIQLGERITELMPALEKIRMMNSGTEAAMTAIRLARGYTGRNKIIKFKGCYHGHSDCLLAKAGSGVLTLGIPSTPGVPASVTEHTLIANYNRLDEVAMLFDTYSEDIAAIIVEPICGNMGFVLPEDGFLPGLRALCDQHNAVLILDEVMTGFRVALGGAQSLFNIRPDLTILGKVIGGGMPVGALGGRADIMDCLAPVGGVYQAGTLSGNPFVMTVGLATINQLTEPGFFDRLTQTTESLIQGFNNLGERLGVPLHGASRGGMFGYFFNPDKRIANFDDVAKGDETLFNLFFHGMLNKGIYLAPSMFEAGFVSICHGRQEIEKTLAAAEETLKEAVKIKPVS
- a CDS encoding ABC transporter ATP-binding protein translates to MSQQHPVLQAIALNKVLDLRPQPVQLVKGVDLAIYPGEFVTITGPSGSGKSSLLFLLGLLDKPTSGTLIIDKQVTNQMNAEQLAQLRLEKIGFVFQFHFLIQEFTAIENVLLPMRRLNRYADSTAYDRAQSLLAHFGLEKKINRRPNELSGGERQRVAIARALANNPAIIIADEPTGNLDSTNAEIVINLLTMLAHEEQKAVLVVTHNLDYARTADKDIKLMDGAIRDTGGA
- a CDS encoding FtsX-like permease family protein; the protein is MFFLLSIANKYLNYHRRATSVAVLGVAIGVGFYIALAALLQGLQQYFTEQVINNSPHIVLKDEFRTVSKQPSELYFTNPDNVQMLGLKPKNDNRGIRGSQKIISGLTQRADIEISPVLSEEIFLQVGSRTVTALLYGIIPKKEEKITHLNEQLLNGAKLSDFYTTPNGIILGEGLARKLGVKEGDSLFATSNQGNKLNTKVIGLFRSGIASQDDQQCYMLLNKVQVLVKKKNTLNQIKMRVTGDVQKANNIAKEIENTYLYKTQSWQELNQNIFRVFTIQNGVLYTCTAALLAIALFSMYNIISTIVNEKKKDIAILKSMGFQVTDIRTIFLLQGITIGVTGCLLGWLIGFTLVEGLSAIRFENSGFTRTQGFVLNKSYSNYLISALFAFSISILAAILPARKASALLPVDTIRGDT
- a CDS encoding efflux RND transporter periplasmic adaptor subunit; its protein translation is MKKIVFMALFLLVGFSLYFFLRTHEVETIHPQVEKAEKIVYATGEVEPVKWAKIAASKTATVEQINVVEGQEIKAGQVLAYQNNRVEKAALTSFLSRLDYLKKENERYQTLLKKNLVSVTAAEEALSNYEQALANYEGQKKLLDRITLVSPIDGILLRKDIELGELAKSGTTIFWVGKPKPLQITALVDEEDIPLVHVGQLVLIKSDAYPNQVMTGKIKKMTPKGDPETRQFRVRISLPNNTPLLIGMTVEINIVTEVVNDALMVPLSAVHEGKVYRKTAQGYEPIAVRTGITTLQKVQLITDNIKATDRLLLNPAQSLRH
- the hemJ gene encoding protoporphyrinogen oxidase HemJ, producing MWFLWVKSFHIVAIVAWFGGLLYLPRLFVYHTQSSDQISIERFKIMERRLYFGIIYPAGITATVLGLILLYSNWPYYLSQTWMHVKLTAVVVLWAYHLLSGHYRRLFAEDKNTRSTLFFRAFNEFPTILLILIVIMVEVRPF
- a CDS encoding BLUF domain-containing protein, producing the protein MHLKQLIYTSKALPQVRTQDIEDIWEQSSENNKKYSITGVLLFNKFKFVQLLEGDCAAISNLYHLITQDKRHHDVLLIGCQDIIERDFPFWSMGYIAEIMVNKSIILRYSPDEEFQPEQMKYESLRRMLIQLSASKLNMT
- the hemE gene encoding uroporphyrinogen decarboxylase, whose amino-acid sequence is MDTNYRFIRALKREPVDKTPIWIMRQAGRYLPEYLKTRDRAGDFMTLCKTPELACEVTLQPITRYALDAAILFSDILTIPDAMGMGVSIIEQRGPVFAKTIQTLADVEELPSIDPGSELKYVMDAVQLIKSSLAGRLPLIGFSGSPFTLATYMVEGQATHAFHAIKKMLYSAPEVLHRLLAKLTSSIQSYLHAQISHGVDAVMVFDTWGGVLSTRDYHQFSLIYMQSIVHYLKHHAPDIPIILFTKGGGAWLETIAETGCQCVGLDWTTDMSDAKRRVGKQVALQGNLDPVTLLAPPSVIIEKTKQLLDDYGEGSGHVFNLGHGILPHIPPEHVTALVETVNEYSRKFHNKVNKT